The Moorena producens PAL-8-15-08-1 genomic interval ACTTATAATCCGACAAATATAGGAAACGAAGTTATTGATATTTTTAAAAAAATTGAATCTAAACAGCTATGGTCTAATTACAATTACCAAGCCCGTATTTTTGTCAAGCAAATTAAAAATCTAAATTATAGAGACTTTAAGCAAAGTCTGAAAAAATATTTATTAATTTACGTACATAATCATAAATCCTTAGCCATCGTAAATACCAAAATTTCTCAAAAAATCGATCAACTCTACATTGACTATAACCAATCAACTATAACCCTCGACTTAATTCTGCGCACCTGCAGAAGATTAGTTGAGCTTTTTACGACTGAAGATAGCCAGGAACCATCTCCTCTATTTATTTTATTAACAACTCAAGAAGAACCACTCACTCTTGTTAGTATTTTACTCAAAATTGTTTTAATTTGTAAGTACGTAAAAGCTCATCTAGACGTTTGTATTGCTAAAATAATTCGCTATTACGAAAACTCTCCAGAGCAAGAGTGTAAGTGGTTTATAAAATTTTTAGAAATTTTCAATATTGTGATAGCAATTTACACTCAAAATATTCAATATAATATCATTAAAATCGAAGAAAATCAGCCAGATAATCCCAGGGTTATTTCTTCTGAGAGCTATCGAGTATTTCCCCAATTAAAAGGGACTGACCTGCGTGGTACTAATCTTAGTGGTGCCGATTTACGTAATACGAAATTAAGGGCTGCTGACCTGCGTGGTGCTAATCTTAGTGGTGCCAATTTAAGTCAGGCTGACTTAAGCCTTGCCAAACTCAGTGGCGCTAACTTAAGTGGTGCTAATCTTAGTGGAGTCAAGTTAATCACAGCTGACATGAATAGTGCTGATTTGAGTAGTACCAACCTAAGCGGTGCTGATTTACGTCGTACTAATTTACAGCAAGCAAATTTAATAAATGCCAGTTTGAACGAGAGTAATTTGCTTCATGCTGACTTACAAAATGCTGATTTGAACGATGCTAACCTCAGTGATGCTAGTCTCCAAAATGCCAAACTTAGTAGGGTCAACCTTAGTGGTGCTAACCTTAATAGGGCTGACTTACGTCATACTAAGCTCAATCATGCCAACTTCAGGGGTGCCAACTTGAAGCAAGCTAACCTAAACAAGGCTAACCTGTGTCAAGCCAACCTCTGTCAAGCCAAGCTAAACCATAGCAATCTCAATCACGTAAACTTAGATGGTGCTAACCTCACTCAGGCTCACCTGCGTGGTGCTTCTCTGAATTATGCCAGCTTAAGGAAGACTAACCTTAGCTATGCTCAATTAAGTCATGCTCAGTTGAGTTATGGAGACCTCAGTGGTAGTGAACTCAGTTATGCTCAACTGCGTCACGTCGATCTGACTAATGCTGACTTGAGTCAGACAAATATGATGGGTACTAACTTATTTGGTAGTAATCTTCATAAAGCCAATGTCCAAGGTGCTAAATTTTGGTACAACGCAGTTTTGCCCGATCAAATTAAACCTGAGCTAGAACAGCGAGGAGCTATATTTATTGTTAATGGTTAATTGTTAATTGTTAATTGTTAATTTACGAACCACTAAGAATGATTAAGTTTTCTAAGCATTCAGCTGAATGTTTAGAAATGAAAAGTATTCAGTCGGACACAATGCTACAGTGAAACTGTCTGATATTAATGAACCTGCTTTTGCGTTTGTGCTGCCATGAGTAATTCTGCTTCCGTTCTTGATGCAGTCGCTTATGGGGGAAACCCCCAAGACCGCGCTGCATCGCTAAACACCAGTAACTTTTGGGACTTTGATTTTACAGCCCCTCAACCGACCCAGGATACAGATTTGCTGAGGCAACTGAATTTCGTTCCAGGGTTAAAAGAGATGCTCATGGTGCGTCAGGTTCATGCTCTCGAACACGCTACTGTATGGGTTCTAAGTCAGCGCTATGGTGCTAGTGGTGCTGGTGCAAGCCGTATCACTCCTCCATCAGATAATAATTCTATAGGAGGACTATCAACTGACCAAGGATTTTATCTCTATGGTCAGGTAAATTTGGCTGACTTGAGACGAGCAGTACCCACTGCCCTAGAGCGACTGACTCGGGGAGAATGGGATATGGCTATCCACCCCCGGTGCGGCACGAATCTCTCAGTAGCAGTGTTTTTAGGTGCTGGACTGGGGTTGGCAGTTCATCTGTTACTGCCGCGAGGACCGATTGAACAACTCTTGGGTCTTGGCTTTGCAGCGGTAGCTGCTACTCAACTAACACCTGATTTGGGTAACTTAGCACAACGGTACTTAACTACTGCCATTCCTTTTAACCTGGCGATTGTAGACATTAGGGAAACATCTGATATCTGGGGACGTCCAGCCCATTTTGTCCAGATGCGATGGATTGACTAAGCTTGAATTGTTATTTGTCCTTGGTTAGATGAGTGCAAGAGAACCGACCGACTTATACCAATTCTTAAAAGTAGGACTAAGCATGCAGATGGTGAGATGGGGAGATGGGGAGATGGGGAGATGGGGAGATTTTGATTCATGGTAATTATCCGGAAATAACATAAGATCCAAGCTTTAGATGCAAGCTTGACCACGAAAAAAAATCCCAAATTCAGACGTTATATATCTTACATATAACGTCTGAACTTTGTTTATTTATCCTGGCTGCGAGAACATTAACTGGTTAGGCAAAGGGAAGCTTTTCCAGTAGGGCGTCAGCTGACTGCTGATAGCTGTTCGCGCAGCGGTGGCACAGGCTTCTAGCCTGTGAGGTGGCACAGGCTTTGGCCTTGGCCAAAAGGCCACGCGGGGCGCGTTTGGCCACGCTGTGCGAACGACGCGCTTGAGGTAGCCCATAAGCTTACGGCTAGTTAAACTCTAGCGACCCAGTTTTGAAAAGACTGAGCTCAGTTTCTGAGTCCATCCCAAGCTCTGGGATTGACTAGGTTCTTCAACTTCCGGTTCACCATCTGGTGAATTGCCAGGGGAAATATAGCCTGCAGGAACCACCAACAACGTAATCCCGTGTCGGCCCACCACGGTCACTTGGTCATCAGGCATAAGGGTAACTTGGGAATCATGATCACATAAGCGGGCGGGCCAGTATGTGGCTTTAAATTTGACTCGCCCAGGCTTGGTCGGGGTAATGGTACGTTCTACTTTGCCAACGCCTGGTTGTGGAAATAGGATGGAATCAGGAGCCTGTACTTTAATCATTTGTGTGTTCACCTCGTTTGACTGATTATGTTATTTTCTTCAGCCTGCTTGGTACAAAACGTTTTAACCAGGGAAAATCTGGCAACGTCGGCTGAATGTGAAATTTTTGTGCCTGAAATGGCCATTAACCCGTGCCTAAGATAGGGTTTCAGTCAAGAGAGCATCAGTATTCTCCATTGATATAGGTATTTTTAGCTTCAACAGAAAATTCCGATCTTCCTGAAAATTAGCCTTAAATTCGGCAACGGAAACGTTTATTGATTACAGATTAGATACACTTCCCGGCATTCAACGAATGACAAAATTAACCATTCTTCCTCAGGAGAGTAAACACTTCAGGATTAGGGAAGTTAGAGAATTATAAACATTTTGTTAAAATCCACATCCTTTAAAAGTTTGGTAAGTGCACTACTGTATTAAGGTACTGTCCCTAAAACCCTGGAATAGGACAAATGCGTTCACTGATACACCCTGAAACGATTGAATAACGCTTTCAACCTAAACATGACCTAGAGTGATTATTTAAGGCTCAACCTAGATACAAGACCGCAGACGCAACTGACAAGTTGTAGATACATTGAAGAATAAGTAGATGCACTATGTATTCTTATTCTACGTGTGTAGCTAGGAATCTGCCACCCTAGAGTAAAAGCTTTTCATACTACAACAGACAATTGCTACGATAGGCAACTTCCTCCTGGAAGAATACCAGATTTTATTTAAAAATGTAACTTATCTGTTGGCGGCGGGAAACAAGCTGAAAAATTTCTCATCCCCAAGTCTACTATAAGTTTACATCTTTGATAGTAAATTGGTATAACAATACACAATTGATCATTTTCCCCTGACATCAAAACTATTAAATTATGCAAACTGTTAGTTTAATTCATGCTGATTCCTATAATAGACAACTCTTACGAGCTTCCTTGGAAAGGCTGCTAGAACCTTTGGGAGGGATGAGTGCTTTTGTTAAGAAAGGTAATTCGGTTCTGCTTAAACCTAATTTACTTACTGCTGGTCGTCCTGGTAAAGAATGTATCACTCGCCCTGAAATTGTTTACTGCGTCGCTCAACTAGTCAAAGAAGCTGGGGGTAAACCCTTTTTCGGAGATAGCCCAGCCTTTGGGAGTGCTAGGGGTGTGGCTAAGGCAAACGGCTATCTGCCAATGATGGCAGAACTTGATATCCCTATTGTCGAATTCCACGGCAAGGGTTATGAAACTGCTAGCGAAACCTTTAATCATCTGCGTTTGTCTAAAGAGGCCATGAATGCCGATGTGGTGATTAACCTACCGAAGGTAAAATCCCACATGCAGTTGACCCTGACCATGGGGGTAAAGAATTTATTCGGCTGTGTTCCCGGAAAAATGAAAGCCTGGTGGCATATGGAAGCAGGTAAGGATGAGACTCGCTTTGGGGAAATGCTGGTGGAAACAGCACGGGCGATTAATCCGCAGTTGACTATCATTGATGGCATTATTGGTCAGGAAGGGAATGGTCCGATTGGTGGTGAACCCAGACATTTAGGGATCTTAGGAGCATCAGACGATGTCTTTGCTCTCGACCGCTCAATAGTGGAAATTCTAAATGTTGAACCAGACCTGGTTCCTACCCTGGCAGCTCAAAAACGCCTGGGGTTGTTGCCAGACTTAGCAGAGATTGACTTTCCTTACCAACGACCTCTAGAAATCCAAGTGAGGGATTGGAAACTACCTGATACTATGAAACCGATTGATTTTGGTATGCCTCGAGTAATTAAGTCTACGTTTAAGCATTTATATATCCGGCTTATCAAAGAACCAATTAATGCTTATGGTAAAAGCTAGACAGTTAGGGGTATTTGGTAAAATTTGCTACAACATAATCCTAGATTAATCAAGTAACCTAGAGTTACCCTCCGATTGCTTAACCATCCCGCCCTATTGCTAGCGGCGGTTTTTTATTGATTAGTAATCAGTCATTGGTGAATACCAGAAAACTTGTTACTGACCACAAAGCACTCATCACTAATTATTAATTACTAATCACTAATCACTAAGCTGGTGATTGGTGAATACCAGAAAACTTGTTACTGGCCACAAAGCACTAATTACTAATCACTAATTAATAAGCTGGGCATTGGTGAATACCAGAAGGCATAGTCCAACTTTGTATAATTAATTACTCTATAACTCCACTATTGGTCAAGTCCAGCAAACAGTGATAGAGTTATTCGTTACTTTTAAGAGACCGAAGGTGACATTGAAAAAGTCAAACAGGCTGATGCCTCTAGGTTTGAGGAAGTTGCGATTAGCCCGAAGGGCGTTGGCTAGCGAACGCAGCCATGTATACTTTGAGCACTCAGCTATCAACCATCAGCAGTCACCCTCGGACGTTATGGCGACTTGGGAAGATCCAGTGGGGGATTCCCCCTTTGGTTACAATAATGACTATCTCTCGTTTATCTAAATTGGTGAGGACTCTGGCTACCTCACCTTTAATTGTGAATACATTAGTACTTTCGAGCTCCATATGATCCCATTTGCTTTGAAGCAGTACCCATTAACATAGAAGTGTCAAAACTTGGTAAACTAACACCTTTGGACAGCCATGTCAGAGCTTGCACTCTCTAAAACTATAGAGTCAATGGCAGTGGCAGCGCCACCCACTCAGGCCGACCTTCCCTGTGACGATGATATACCAATGGAAACCGCACGGCACAAAGCCCAAATGGATCTGCTCATTTATACCCTATCGCCTTGGCTAGACAATAGGTCAGATGGCTATGTCGGTGGCAATATGTTTGTTTACTACAGCGTTGCCCAACTCAAAAATAAGGACTATAAAGGACCAGATTTCTTTGTTGCTCTAGATGTACCCAAGGGAGAGCGTCGAAGCTGGGTGATTTGGGAGGAGGAAAAGGCTCCTGACGTGATTATCGAACTTTTGTCGGCAAGCACTGTTGAGCGTGACAAAAACGAGAAAAAGCAGATTTATCAAAATCAGATGCGTGTGCCAGAGTATTTCTGGTTTGATCCTTTCAATCCAGATGATTGGGCTGGATTTCATCTCCACAATAGAGTTTACCAACCGATAGAACCTAATGAGCAAAACCAACTGGTATCTCAGGCATTAGGTTTGAGCTTGGTGCGTTGGCATGGTGATTATAACGGCATCGAGGCAACTTGGTTACGCTGGGCAAATTTGGATGGGGAGTTACTGCCCACTTCTGAGGAAAAAGCTGAGCAAGAACGACAAAGAGCTGATCAACAACAACAAAGAGCCGAGCAACAACAACAAAGAGCCGAGCAACAACAACAAAGAGCCGAGCAAGCGGAGTCTCAGTTGCAGCAGGTGGCGCAGAACTTGTTAGGGCAAGGGATGACGGTGGAGCAGGTGGCCAATCTAACCGGTCTGTCTCAATCTCAGGTGGCAGAATTTGGTAACTAAAAGGAGGGTTTGTCTGATTTTCTGTCCCCTTGGTTAGTGGACGCACGCCCTGTGCCCCTAAGGTGCTACTTTGATTGACCATTTGCGTCCAATTATATCCCCTTTGTGGGATTGGCCGTAGGCCAATCGCAAACCTTTATTTAGTACATTTGTACTAAATAAGAAAAAATAAAGAGAACATCTGATCAGTGTTGGCAATCGAGATATGCGATGCTAAGTATTCAGCTGCTATGGGAACACATTTACACTGATGTCTATTGTGTTGGAATCGATAACCAAGATCCAAATCAAAGCTGATAGCTGATAGCACCTCAAGTAGTGTGCCCGTAGCGCATTAGCTGACGGCTGAATGCTCAGCATCGTGAGACAATAGACCATTAGTTAAGAAAATGACTTCAGTGACACCTCAACCTGCCAAACATAAAAAAGCGAGAGCCTTAAAACCAAGTAGCCGACGCCCTGCCAAGGAACTGTGTAGCGAGTGCGGGCTTTGTGATACATACTATATCCATTATGTCAAGGAAGCTTGTGCATTCTTAAACCAGCAAATAGCTGACTTGGAAACAAAAGCCCATGGACGTAGCCGCAATCTAGATCATCCAGATGATTGGTACTTTGGTGTTAACCAAAAAATGATCACGGCTAAGAAGATTAACCCCATAGAAGGGGCGCAGTGGACAGGAATTGTCAGTACCATTGCCATGGAAATGCTCAAGCAGGGTAAAGTTGAAGGTGTAGTCTGTGTCCAAAACACTAAAGAAGACCGTTTTCAGCCGATGCCGATCATTGCTCGTACCCCAGAGGAGGTGTTAGCAGCACGGGTGAATAAGCCTACCTTGTCTCCTAACCTCTCTGTGTTAGAGCAAGTGGAACAATCAGGGATGAAGCGATTATTAGTAATTGGTGTTGGCTGCCAAATCCAAGCATTGCGATCAGTGCAAAACGAACTCGGTTTAGAAAAACTCTATGTTTTAGGTACGCCCTGTGTCGATAATGTCAACCGTGAGGGGTTGCAAAAATTTCTAGAAACCACCAGCCGTTCACCAGAAACAGTGGTACATTACGAGTTTATGCAGGATTTCCGGATTCACTTTAAACATGAGGATGGCTCGATTGAGAAAGTACCGTTCTTTGGCTTAAAGACTAATCAACTCAAAGATGTGTTTGCCTCCTCTTGCATGAGTTGTTTTGACTATGTAAACTCCCTAGCGGATTTAGTGGTAGGTTACATGGGAGCTCCCTTTGGTTGGCAGTGGATTCTGGTTCGTAATGACATTGGGCAAGAATTGTTGGATTTGGTGCAAGACCAGTTGGAAACTCAACCAGTCATGTCAAAAGGCGATCGCAAACAGGCAGTGCAACAGAGTATTCCTGCCTATGACAAGGGAGTTACGTTACCGATGTGGGCAGCAAAAATGATGGGAGTGGTGATTGAAAAAATAGGTCCGAAAGGATTGGAGTATGCTCGTTTTTCCATTGACTCCCACTTCACCCGCAACTATTTATATTTAAAGCGCAATCATCCAGAAAAGTTAGAGGCACATGTGCCAGAGTATGCCAAGCGGATTGTAGAACAGTACAAGTTGCCAGACTAAAAACTGAGGGATTGGTGGGGTTCGGTAGGGTGAGCGGAGCGATCGTTTGCCTTCCAACTCAGCTATTGTCGAGAGAAATTATAGGTAATGGGTAATGTGGGTAATGGCGATGCTGATTAGCTAGCGATCGCAAAGGCTTGAGCTGAAATAAAAACAATAGCACCACCAACTCAATCACTAATGATCAATGACCAAGCTGACGGCTAAATCCTTAGGAAAAGTCAGCAATTACTGTTCATTGGAGAGGAGATCAGGGAACTGTATAAATGTAGACCATTAGATTGGTCAGTATCATCACTTATACCAAATCCGAGTTAAATACCCCCTTTTTAATTCAGCCCGAAGAAGCTTGTACAGACATAGCATGCTACGTCTGTAAATTTCTATAGCCGCGACCTGAGGGTCGTCTGGGCGCTTAGGGAGGTTAGAGAAACAGATTTGGGATCACCCATACCCAGTTCCTGAAATCTACCAGCCTGTCATGCTGTTTAACTCCCCAGAATTTATCTTTCTGTTTTTACCCCTGACTCTGTTGTTCTTTTTCCTGCTGGGAAGAAAGGGCTATTATCAAGGAGCAATAGCTTTTTTGGTAGCTGCCTCCTTGTTATTCTATGCTTGGTGGAATCCACCCTACTTAGCATTGCTAATTTTTTCCATCTTCTTTAATTATACCGTTGGCTCTGCTCTTTCTAAACGATTAATATTATCCATTAGCCCCAAATTACTTCTCGTTTTAGGGATTGCCGTAAATTTGGCTCTCATTGGTTATTTTAAATATGCTAACTTCTTCGTAGATAATGTCAGCGTTTTCCTAGGGAAAACGTTTACTATCAATCAGATTATTTTACCCCTAGCAATCTCCTTTTTTACATTCCAGCAAATTGCCTATCTAGTAGATGCATACCGAGGCGAAACCAAAGACTATAGCTTTTCATAATATTGCCTGTTTGTCACCTTTTTTCCGCAATTAATTGCCGGATCAATTGTCCATCACAAAGAGGTAATGCCTCAGTTTGCCAATAAATCGATTTATCGGTTTAACCCTGAATATCTGGCGGTGGGGGTAACTATTTTCTCCATAGGGTTAATCAAAAAAGTCTTGATTGCTGACACAGCTGCTCTTTATGCTACTCCAGTCATTAATGCTGGTGCTTCAGGAGAATTACTCACCTTTTATGATGCTTGGAGTGGTGCGTTATTTTACACGTTCCAACTTTACTTCGATTTTTCCGGCTACTCTGAGATGGCTATCGGTGCAGCACGGATGTTTGGTATTAAGCTACCACTGAACTTTAACTCTCCTTACAAAGCAGTAAACATCAGTGACTTTTGGCGTAGATGGCATATTACCCTTTCTAACTTTCTGCGGGATTATCTCTATATTCCTCTCGGTGGTAATCGCAAAGGCGAATTACGACGCAATCTCAATTTAATAATTACCATGGTGCTAGGTGGTCTTTGGCATGGTGCTGGGTGGACTTTCGTCTTGTGGGGAGGGTTACACGGAGTTTATTTATGTATCAATCATCAATGGCGATCTTTTCGTAAATTCCTAGGACATGATTTGAAAAAGAGTAACTGGTTGAGTAGCACTCTTAGTTGTTTTATTACTTTTATTGCTGTCGTATTCGGATGGGTTTTATTTCGTGCAGATAATCTTGATAGTGCAAGTGTAATCTTACAAACAATGCTCGGTGTAAATGGGATATCTTTGTCAGAATCAGTTGTGGAATCACAAAAAAAATTACTGATAATTTTGTTCCTATTTATCTGGCTAATACCCAATTCTCAACAATGGATGGAACAGTATAAGCCAGCCTTGAATATACCTGTAGTAAAAACTTATTCAAGTTGGCGCAGTCAACTGTGGAAAAAGTTGCAGTGGCAATTTAATCAACCCTTTGGGCTTATTCTGGGAATAGTTTTATTTATTGTTATAAAAATTATTTTAACAGCACCTGACAGTGAATTTTTGTACTTTAATTTTTAACAATATGGCTTACATAAGATATTTAAAATCAATCTTTTCTGGATTGTTAATTAGCTGTTTAATTTTCCTGTTGGCTGTTTTATTCCAAATTGGTGCTCCAACAGAGAGTTCTCGCTGGACTGACGAGATATACACTATCAAGTCCAATATTGCTAACTCTATAGAAACCCCTAAATTAGTTATAGTTGCTGGCTCAAATGCTTTATTTGGCATTAGCTGTAGTCAGATAAATAAAGAGACATTCGTAAGTTGTCTTAATGGAGCTACATATGCTGGACTTGGTATTGATTACATCTTGACTCGTGCTCGTTCCTGGCTCAAGCCTGGAGATTTAGTTCTTCTCCCTCTGGAATATGAGCATTATACAGATGATGGTAAACCTACTGCTGCATTGATTGACTATCTGTTGGCTCGGGATCCGAAATATTTACTATCACTGAATTTAATTAATCAATTTCGTTTCATCAGTGGAATCCCCTTGAAGCGTGTGCAAGAGCGATGCAGCGCGGTCTTGGGGAGCCAGTGCGGTCTTGGGGGTTCCCCCGGAGACGAAACCTTAGATAGTGGAGCCTTTATAGTTAGCAGGTTATGCAGAAAAGGGTTAAATATTTGTTAAGAAGGCGACCCTATCTTACGGTAACTTGGCCGTAGGCCACGCTTGGCCTACGGCCACGCCAAAGGCGAACGCGAACAAACCATGAGCAACTGGCGTGGTTTCCCCCATGAGCGACTGCATCAAGACAGGGAATCGTAGTTAAATTTAAAACCCCTCAGCCCTGGAATTCTTATTATCAGTCTGAAAATATTAATGAGTATGGAGATGAAACAGGTAATCGAAAAGCTGATATAACCCAAAAAGAAATCCAAGCTATTGACAAAATAAATGACAACAATAATATAGGTAAATCTATAACGTCAAGTCATGGAATAAACAGCATCATTAAATTTATAAATTGGTGCGAAAGCCATAATATTAAGGTGATAGCTACTTGGCCGAATACAATCTGGTTTGATGTTTATCAAGAACCTATAAAGCAAGAGTTTTTTAAAAGTATAGAACATTTTTATCAACGTCTGGGGGTTACTATTATTGGTAAAGCAGAAGATTTTATGTACGATAAATCTATGTTTTATGATACGAGTTATCACCTTCATGATTTAGGGGTAAATCACAGAACTCAACAGCTTATAGATTTAATAAAACCCTATTTGCCATGAAGCTCAACTAAGCCAAAATGCTCCCGTAGTATAATATCTGTAGAGTTCAGAATTCAGAATTACGAATTGAGTTGGAAAATTCCTACACTCTGAACTCTGAATTCTGAATTAAGATCCCATTAATGAATCTTTTGAGTCTGCTTGTGATGCCCCTATTTCTCCAAGCAATTGAGAGAGTTGAGTCGTTTCTGATTTAGGAATAATCACCGACTCTATACTCTCCCCATCATCCAGTCGTTTAGCCACTTCCAGAATTGTATCTGCGATCACTACCGGAATCCTTACTGCTTTAGTTTGACCCAGATTCCACTTCGGCTTCCGACCACTATTTTCTCGATAACCACCACGGGGCATAACTTTACCTCACCTCTGAATCTGAAATAGTACGTTTTCCTTATATTCTACAATCTTCGGTTACTTAAATAGCTAGAGCTTGTAAAACTTAACTAGTTACTGATTTTTAGACAAAACCTGCTAATTGTAATTTTTTTTGTCTATTTCGTCTGGGGGGGCGACAAGCGCCCCGTAACCCTTGATATATATTAAATTGAGCGAATTATGGTAAAAAAAGATAGGTCAGAAATTGTCAAGACGACCTATCAATTCAAAATGCTACCAGAATTATATCAAAAACATTTAAAAAATCTCCTTTCCGAATCTCAATTATTGTTTTTTTACCTTGTAGTAATCATTGTACAAGATATCAAGGATGTTAAACTCGAAAAAATTGCTGAATCTTTACCTTTGCCTATTAAATGTAACTCAAGGCGTAAAAAGTTACAGAGATTTTTTTCATTACCAATATTTCAAATAAAAAAAATGTGGTTTCCACTTGTTAGAGAATGGCTCACTCAAAAATTTGATAAACACAAAAAAATCTATTTAGCCATCGATAGGACTAATTGGAATAACAAAAATTTATTGGTGGTTAGTATAATTTATAAAAACCGAGCAATCCCAATTTATTTTGAACTTCTTTCAAAACTTGGTTCAAGTAATTTTTTAGAGCAAAAACAAATACTATCAACTATTATAGGGCTATTTGATAGCTATCATGTTGTTATTTTGGGAGACCGAGAGTTTTGTTCAGTTAAATTGGCTGAATGGCTAGACAAACAAGGGTTTAAGTTTTGTTTAAGACTTAAAAAAAATGAGCAAATTGAATTAAAAAATCAGGGGTGGATTTCCCTGAAAAACTCGGGATTAAAACCAGGAATTTCGTTATTTTTTGAAAAGGTTAAAGTCACAAAAACTAAACAAGTATCAGGATTTAGTATTGCCTGTAAATGGAAGAAAAGTTATCGAAAGTCAGTAAGCCAAGAAGGTTGGTTTATCCTAACAAATATGAGCGAATTGTCTGAGGCAATATCAGCTTATAAAAAACGTTTTGATATTGAGGAAATGTTCCGAGATTATAAAAGCGGTGGATATAATATGGAAGGCAGTAATGTTGTCGGTAAACGCTTTATATCTTTACTTATTATAATCTCTTTTGCTTACTTTATTGCCACAATTAAAGGAGAAATAATTAATAAAAAAGGAGTTCAGGACTATGTAGCGAGAGTCAAAGAATATGGGCGATTAACTAAAAGACATAGCAGTTTTTATATTGGAATGTATGCTCAAAAATGGATTCATTTTATGGATAAATGTTGGGAATTAGTTTATGCTTTGATGCGTTTAAGTCGTCATAAGCTCGATAATTATTTACGAGGTATGAGAGCTATGAAGCTTATACAGTCTACTTTTTAGCTCTCATGTCGCCCCCCCAGCTATTTCGTACTTTTTATGATAAAATAAACTAGGAAATTATACCAAATGAGATATCCTAAGCGGAAACTCACAAAATTTATGAAGTAGGTTTACCTGATATCTTGGAGCATTGTTAGTAGGCGTAGTCTAGAAAAAAAATTGAGTCCACTTTGGTAAACT includes:
- a CDS encoding MBOAT family O-acyltransferase, translated to MFVTFFPQLIAGSIVHHKEVMPQFANKSIYRFNPEYLAVGVTIFSIGLIKKVLIADTAALYATPVINAGASGELLTFYDAWSGALFYTFQLYFDFSGYSEMAIGAARMFGIKLPLNFNSPYKAVNISDFWRRWHITLSNFLRDYLYIPLGGNRKGELRRNLNLIITMVLGGLWHGAGWTFVLWGGLHGVYLCINHQWRSFRKFLGHDLKKSNWLSSTLSCFITFIAVVFGWVLFRADNLDSASVILQTMLGVNGISLSESVVESQKKLLIILFLFIWLIPNSQQWMEQYKPALNIPVVKTYSSWRSQLWKKLQWQFNQPFGLILGIVLFIVIKIILTAPDSEFLYFNF